The Xenopus laevis strain J_2021 chromosome 4L, Xenopus_laevis_v10.1, whole genome shotgun sequence genomic sequence agataaCGTGAATGTGATCCACCCTTTTAAAGACCTTCCTCTGTTGTGCATTTTTAACAACTTCCTTATTGTGTGACAGGGCAAATTGctattgaataataataataataatgctttaaTATTGCTATTTGTCTTTGTCTTGGATGTGTCATTTTGTCTCTCACCATTCTACTACTACACCCTATTCATACTAGCAGCAGTGTCTGGACTGGGGTCTGGTGGGGTAACTGCAGTGGATTGTGAGCTTGTCTTGATTTCCTTGCCTGTTCTATGTTTTAGGCTCTCGTAATGGAACCCGTGGAGATTCTGAAGCCAGCGAGGATGAGGCAGCCAGTGAAGTCCTCAGTCACTGTAGCAGTGCCAGTGAAACTGTCAGCGTGGCAGAGGAGGCGGCAGGTAAAttacacatctatatatatatatatgtactttatACAGTACTGCTGATAAACCAAAGTGTAATAGAAATGCACAGGGCTTGACATAGTCATAACTAAATAACTTAATCTACCCCTATGTGAATCATTTCACACCTTCTATTGATTTTTGCATGCAAGTTATTTTGCTCTCTGTGAGttagagttgttcacctttaaattaacttagtattatgcagagagtgatattctgagaaaatttgttttttttattatttgtggtttttgtgttatttagctttttaatcagcagctctccaatttcagcagtctggttgctagggtccaaattaccctagcaactgtgcaccAATTTGAACAAGtgcaatatgaatagaagagggcctgagtagaaagatgagtaacaatagatttgtagtattacagagcttttgtttttagatggggtcagtgacccccattggaaagcttgaaagagtccgaagaagaaggcaaatcattcaaatactataaaaaaataattaatgaagaccaattgaaaagttgcttagaattagccattctataacatactaaaagttaccttaaaggcgaaACACCTCTTTAAGAGATTTTGGCAGACAAAGAGCACAttatgacctttataaaagcaccgACCCTGCATCCTGCAGCCTTTGTATCCGTATGTGTATATTATTAttgcatatattattttttacatatttctattGGGAAGTGTTCAGATGCTCAGAATACACAGCTGGCTCCCTGCTCTTGTTTATTAAATGTGTCTCTGGCTTTCTGCAGGCAATGAGGTGGACTATCAGGCCCAACAGGAAGAGCGGCTGGACAAGCTGAAAGAGGATATAGAAAATGTGATGGATAAGAGGTAAGAGCAGTATCATACGGTGATTAAGTAGTAGGTTCTGCATATGTTTTACAAAGGTTACTTCTCTGTCATATAGAGAAGAGCTGCTTGTGGCACCAACATGTATTGTAGTTACGCAACAGCTTGGAGGTTCTGGCAACAGATGAGGAAGTTGTTAATTATTTTTGGCTTTGTGCCCTGCCAATGTTCTTATGCAAACTTGTCAAATTAGGCGCATGCAGAATAATACAAAAGCAGTCATCCTCAGCAGCCAATGAAGCGCAAGCTTTGATCACATCAGTTGGTAGGAATGATGCCAATGATTGGCAGTGCAGTGGAGGCTCATTACTGGTTTCTTCCCTTGCAGTGTGAAGACACGATTGGCTGCACTCGGGAATTTGCGGCTTGCTCTCTCTTCACAGGTCCTTGCAGACTTTTTGTTAGAGAGACGAATCACCCTCACGGAGGCGCTGGAGCGCTGTCTGAAGaaaggtaaaatatataataagatGAGTGGCGCAGGGGAACTCTGCGGGGGTTGTTTATAAATTTtgtgcagcacatatttattcacaaatagtTGTATTGCCTGGGTTTTTTCCTgtacgctaaaatattgcacttttgGGTTTTTGAGAATTTGCATTTGCACATTAGCTACACGACTCTTATCcggctttataaataaaggtatgggatcagttatccagaaagctccaatttacagaatgcctgtctcccatagactctttatccaaattattcaaatttttaaaaatgatttcccttttctctgtaataataaaacggtagcttgtacttgatccaaactaagatataattaattcttattggaagcaaaaccagcctattgggtttatttaatgtttacatgattttctagtaaacttaagtgatgaagatccaaattatggaaacatccgttatccagaaaacgccaggtcccgagcaatctagATAACAAGTCCCTCACAtgtataaccatgcgcagggcagaTATTTTCACTGTGCAACTCATTCTGTGCTGCTCAAAGTTTACAAATGAGCCCCTACGTGTTTGATTACCCGCACGTTTGATTTGTGTTGAGTAAGCACCGACTTTCCTAAACGAGTAGGAGCAATGAGTGAGAATTGTAACTAGTGGACACACATTGTATGGATATTGCTCAgaaaatgcatttctgttttatatCACTGTATGCTTTAGCAATACCAGTTGTTATTGGCTCCTGCATGGTTCTGTTTATATGTTTCTGCATGTGTTTTGTGTAGATAATACCACCATCAACCCAATCGTCCAGAAAACCAAACCCTGCTGCCTATACTCCTCATACGTCTTTTGTTGGATAGTAGAGGGAGCAACACCCTGAATGCTAATGCCTGTATATGTAGTATTCTACATTAAGATCCATTCCTTGATACAAAGGTCACATGTCCATGCCAAATATACTTATTGTGAACCACAGACTGTGCCCATCTTTAGCAGATTAAAGCTAAAGTTAAAATTTATAGCCAAAATCAACCCCGTGAGTACAGTGACAAGCAAGTGATAATATTTAATCCCCTTACAGCATTCATGGGTGTTATGGAGTAGCAGCATTTTCTGCAGCGGAGGAAATGTGCCATGTGAcattatccttaaaggaaaactactgaagtagtttattgccaatagattaggcacaatagtgcaagctataatactgtatttattctgcagaatgctttaccataacatcactagaagctctctttgtttaggatagcagctgccatattagcttggtgtgacatcacttcctgtctgagtctcttccctactcactcatagctttgggctcagattacagcagggaggagaagAGGGAAagcggagcaaactgagcatgctcaagccctagccctggaggtttttgctgaaaacaggaagtctgatacagaagcccatgtgtacacaatagaaggaaagaaatgctgtgtttatttagacagaggactcaaagcagcattactttaagggtttacggGTGTATTTATACTGgtctatttatatagacctttctgatagagCTTACTAGGCTTAATTTtagccttctcctttaacagtggttagcattgctgcctttaGTGCTGGGGCCCTAGGTTACATTCCAGCCATGACATTATCTGCAGGGTGTGTGTAAGTTCTTCCAGTGTCTGTTGGTTTTCTCCCACACTTATACAGACTGGTTAATTAGTGTGCGAATGTTATAGGGGAGGTAGATTGTAAATTTCACTCGGGGCAAGGCatgatatgaatgatgtataatctttgttAAGCGCAATGGAAATTATCAGCCGATATAAACAaaggataaaaaatgaaattgaaactCCATGGGGTGAAGTGAGTCCAGATTTCCCAGAGGAGGAGCGTGGGGCATGGGTGTGCAGAACTAAAAGGCATCTATCTGCAGCAAACTATTGTTTTCACAAAGTGATCATTTGCCTCTAAATCGCAACATGTTTAACTTAAAGTCcaaattacactataaaaatatttgaaatgtatCAGACATTTACATTACACTCCAACCCAGTCCAACTTTACCAACAGgcattttgtgttattttgcagGGAAGGAGGAGGAGCAGACAGTGGCAGCCATTGTACTTTCCCTTCTGTCTATACAGTTAGGTTGTGGTGCAGAAGGGGAGGAGCTGTTCCGCTGTGTGAAGCCGATACTGATAAACATAGTAACAGACTCCAGCGCTGGATTATCTGCCCGTCAAAGTGTGAGTACCATTGAATGCCCATCCTGACTAAAATTGGTTGCTAAACTAGGAACTAATAATTAGGAGCAAACATTAATGGGGCTGCACTTTGCATTCATTTAATGCTCATGTCCATTAATCAGCAACCGATTCCTGCTGCTGCCCTTTCACCAAACTTCTTAGTGAGGCAAATGTTGTGGTATACTAGGGCCAAGGTCATTGCTGTGCAGGGCATAGAGTAGAAGGAATCATTTCATATTACCCATGAACTAAAAAAGTGGTAGATCACTGAGCTTGCTCTTATCACATCAGAGCTGCTAAATAGTCACTTCCTATTATATTGGTCCTAAACTGCATCAGTAACCCCCCTCGTTTGCTTGtggcatttctgtgttttttattctCATTCTGCTTCTGAACATCTGTATCTCTTTGCAGTGTGCCACCTGTCTGGGATTGTGCTGTTACATCGCTGCTGAGGATGTGGAGGTAAGTCGTTTGTGGATAATGAGCTGCTTATGTGGAGCAAATAACCTACAGATGATGATGGCTGCTTCTACTAGACTTTGTACTGCAACTAATTTTGTCTTCTGTGCTCAGGACCTGATTTCTACTGTCTGTTGCCTGGAGGGAATTTTTACTTCCTGTTATTCAAACTGCAGTTCACCCAGTCCTGCCCTGCAAGGTCTCCTCTGCTGTGCTATACAGGCATGGGCACTCTTGCTCACCATCTGCCCAGCCACCCATGTGCACAAAGTACTGGAGAGGTGAGTACAACAGTCTTAAAGGCGAATTcaaccccccaactaataaaaacacctgtaaatgcccctaagcctgtaattacccatcgttgcagagtcagcggagctcacgggtgtCATCTTCAGTGCTTCGTTTTTCTTCAGTAAGTAAGCACCATATCGGCTGCGCATGCACCTAAAGTGACGAAACTCGAAGCGCCGGAAGATTgcgcctgtgagctctgctgcgctgactctgcaacatgGGTAATTACAGGTTTAGGgacatttacaggtgttaacacctgcgGGGGGGGACTGTAGTGGTTTTTATTAGTTAGGGGGGGTTAAATTCTCGCTTAAGTGTGTTTGTGTGATGTTTTTGGTGTTGCCAAActttttaaagtagaactaaccccccccccccccaagatggAACAGCCTAATAGGAGCGCTAATATTGGTAATACACTGTGCGGGGAGGGAGAGGTAAAGGGGACAGATTGAGGGGGCTGTTATAtctgggggggttagttctcctttaaagagaaactaaagtTCACTTTAACAGTAGTATTGTATAGAGAGAGTCCATATTTAATTTTATGCTCAAAATATGGTAAATAATGGATTTGTAATATGTAAGATCCTATAAACATGAATTCCACCTCTcacctatatttatatttaacgcTAGCTTTGACCCCATCTGGGCACTGCATCTTTGGTTACACATATACTTTGTGGTCTGAGCTTATACCTCTGCTAAAAATGGTGATCTGTCCCTCCTTATTGTTTGGCAGTCACTTACCTCAGTTATCTGGAATTCTGTCCAGTGAAAGTGTGAGCCTGCGTATTGCCTCCGGAGAGAATCTCGCCCTCCTGCACGAATTGGGTCATGATCTCGATGTAAGTGACATAAAGATGAAAAGCCTTGCGTTCTCTTTCTCActtgcattttcttctttttgtcttAATGCCAGCTTTTTTTGACAGTTTGTTTTCCCCTTCTATCAGTACTCCGAAATCTACTTTTGTCATACCTCTTGGCTGTTTTATTCTCATAATGTTCCTAATTTCTCACTTGCCAGTCCCTTccttattatttgcctttctacAAATCCTCGCCCACTCTGTTTCTGGTCTCCTCATGTACATTGCTCCTGCTGCAGGATGATTTCTTCTATGAAGACACGGAGAGTCTTTGTGTGACATTAAAAGCTTTAGCCACAGACAGCAACAAGTACCGAGCCAAGACTGACCGGCGTAAGCAGCGCTCTATCTTCAGGGACGTATTACACTACATTGAGGTAACTGCTAGTAGTGGGTGTATGGATAAGATCTAAAACTGCTTCAGGATGTGTATGAAACTAGCCATTCCGTTCTTCATTGATACAACTGTATGAAGTTTGgacctttcctactcctttataTTACACTGAAATGCCTCTATAAAGAATATTATTCTTTAACATAATTATGTCCTTGTATAATTACAAATAttgttcttttaaattatttttctaaagaACATGTATGTaattattctttataaaataaaaaggcacgAACTCAAAGAACGATATCCCTCATTCCACCTGGGACTTTTTCTTATATTTACAAGTCAGCACTATGCACAAACAGTGACTCGCACTATTCCAGCTCAGGATGTGGACAATCCGATAGATCGCCTATTTCGATCAGACACAATACAACCTTCCACCTCCCTTTTGTATAAAATCTTAAAAGCACCATTATCCGACGGGGACTTTGATAGAGGTATAGGGAAATGGCTGCATCAAATTCCATATCACACGAGACAAACTATTTACCTTTCATATTAAGTCgttatcatttttaaattcaagccTCTTCCATGTCATGTTTTTAAATTATGACTCTAGGGCGGGAAGAGGGCGGAGATGTAATCTGTTCAAGGTTTATAGTATTGTAATGCTCAATGTGCGCTTTTAATCATTCGATGGTTAAAGAATCCGTAGACCTACTTCAGTTTGTATTTGTGACCCTCATTTTGTATTGGCATGTTGCATTTTGCTTGTGAACATGTATCTGCTTGGTGCaaacaataaagacattttataaaaaaataaaaaagcatgctCCTTAGGGTGGTATAAAAGATCATCATTCCTGTATAGCTCTGCTGCTTTCTGTGCAGTTTGTCTGCCCTCTTCTAAAACCTGCGCTCTCCTTACTTTAGAACGGTGAGTTCCAGGAGGAAAACATCAAATTTGGTCTGGAGGTGTTGTATGTGGACAGCTGGGCACGCAGGAGAACGTATAATGCTTTTAAGGAGATTTTGGGTTCTGGAATAAGACATCATTTACAGGTAATATTCTCACGAGACGGACAGATTGTTTGCTCTCCGGGCATGTGCCCTCCTGCTTCTCCAGTCATTGTCTCCTATTTGGGGTAAAGGAATACAGGGTAATATATATTGGATAGCTATGTGGGTGAGGGACAAAATGCTCAAAATCACCTGAATGAGCCGATTCATTTTCTTAACAAATTAATATTACCCATGTGCACTTGCTGCGTGTTTCAGTGACAAAATGCTTGAAATCACGCCATGTGCTATTGCCCtgatttcttttcttcttctcatTTTAGTATAATGAGGTTCTACGTGAAATCTTATCCCTTGGTCCTCCCCTGGTACTGGATGCTGCAACAATCAAAGCCAGTAAAATCTCCCGTGTTGAGAAGGTAAATCTGATCATGTCACATCTAATGAACTGTATTTGACAAAAATATAGACAGGCTGTATGAGTATTTACTGATTTACATGAGTACATACTGTTTCTATGGGATGCCCTAACACCCAGATTGTAGTTACGGTAATCTTCCAAGCATGAGCCTTTCagaacaaaacaaatgcaatataacataaacaataaaaaatgaagactaattgcaaatcgTCTTAGAATACTTCTGTTTAAAAGCTTCATTTTCAGATGAACTTcatctttattcattttaaagttCCCAGAAGATTTAGTACACATTAGGCAGTGTAGGTCCCAGGTACACTGAGGGGCTTGACATGCCATGTGAGCTTATATATTGTGGCCAATGTGTGGGACTAGcacctcatttaaaaaaaatatatttatataacagagaagagccatgaatatactgtaaattatatccttataaactaggaatgcaccgaatccaggattctgactttttcagcaggattcagccgaatccttctgccaaaccgaatcctaattgcatatgcaaattagggatgaggagggaaatcgcgtgactttttgtcacaaaacaaggaagttaaaataaatgttttccccttcccacccctaatttgcatatgcaaattaggatttggttcagtattggtccaaatcttttgtgaaggattggGGGGGTCggctgaatctaaaatagtggattcggtgcatccctattataaacaCTATGCTTAgtataacttttatttatattgtttctagCTGATGGT encodes the following:
- the ifrd2.L gene encoding interferon-related developmental regulator 2 L homeolog isoform X1; the protein is MPRARRGNQSAKKGSGNRGSLRHELLQLKVSDRLNQLKGSRNGTRGDSEASEDEAASEVLSHCSSASETVSVAEEAAGNEVDYQAQQEERLDKLKEDIENVMDKSVKTRLAALGNLRLALSSQVLADFLLERRITLTEALERCLKKGKEEEQTVAAIVLSLLSIQLGCGAEGEELFRCVKPILINIVTDSSAGLSARQSCATCLGLCCYIAAEDVEDLISTVCCLEGIFTSCYSNCSSPSPALQGLLCCAIQAWALLLTICPATHVHKVLESHLPQLSGILSSESVSLRIASGENLALLHELGHDLDDDFFYEDTESLCVTLKALATDSNKYRAKTDRRKQRSIFRDVLHYIENGEFQEENIKFGLEVLYVDSWARRRTYNAFKEILGSGIRHHLQYNEVLREILSLGPPLVLDAATIKASKISRVEKHMFNSAAFKARTKARNRVRDKRADVF
- the ifrd2.L gene encoding interferon-related developmental regulator 2 L homeolog isoform X2, whose product is MPRARRGNQSAKKGSGNRGSLRHELLQLKVSDRLNQLKGSRNGTRGDSEASEDEAASEVLSHCSSASETVSVAEEAAGNEVDYQAQQEERLDKLKEDIENVMDKSVKTRLAALGNLRLALSSQVLADFLLERRITLTEALERCLKKGKEEEQTVAAIVLSLLSIQLGCGAEGEELFRCVKPILINIVTDSSAGLSARQSCATCLGLCCYIAAEDVEDLISTVCCLEGIFTSCYSNCSSPSPALQGLLCCAIQAWALLLTICPATHVHKVLESHLPQLSGILSSESVSLRIASGENLALLHELGHDLDDDFFYEDTESLCVTLKALATDSNKYRAKTDRRKQRSIFRDVLHYIEYNEVLREILSLGPPLVLDAATIKASKISRVEKHMFNSAAFKARTKARNRVRDKRADVF
- the ifrd2.L gene encoding interferon-related developmental regulator 2 L homeolog; this translates as MPRARRGNQSAKKGSGNRGSRNGTRGDSEASEDEAASEVLSHCSSASETVSVAEEAAGNEVDYQAQQEERLDKLKEDIENVMDKSVKTRLAALGNLRLALSSQVLADFLLERRITLTEALERCLKKGKEEEQTVAAIVLSLLSIQLGCGAEGEELFRCVKPILINIVTDSSAGLSARQSCATCLGLCCYIAAEDVEDLISTVCCLEGIFTSCYSNCSSPSPALQGLLCCAIQAWALLLTICPATHVHKVLESHLPQLSGILSSESVSLRIASGENLALLHELGHDLDDDFFYEDTESLCVTLKALATDSNKYRAKTDRRKQRSIFRDVLHYIENGEFQEENIKFGLEVLYVDSWARRRTYNAFKEILGSGIRHHLQYNEVLREILSLGPPLVLDAATIKASKISRVEKHMFNSAAFKARTKARNRVRDKRADVF